One segment of Chlorocebus sabaeus isolate Y175 chromosome 24, mChlSab1.0.hap1, whole genome shotgun sequence DNA contains the following:
- the CIDEB gene encoding lipid transferase CIDEB, whose product MVLESGQSWSPARSGVLSYGLGRERPKHSKDIARITFDVYKQNPRDLFGSLNVKATFYGLYSMSCDFQGLGPKKVLRELLRWTSTLLQGLGHMLLGISSTLRHVVEGAEQWQQKGCLHSY is encoded by the exons ATGGTGTTGGAGTCTGGTCAGAGCTGGAGCCCCGCAAGG AGTGGAGTGTTGTCATATGGCCTGGGACGGGAGAGGCCCAAGCACAGCAAGGACATCGCCCGCATCACCTTTGACGTGTACAAGCAAAACCCTCGAGACCTCTTTGGCAGCCTGAATGTCAAAGCCACATTCTACGGGCTCTACTCTATGAGTTGTGACTTTCAAGGACTCGGCCCAAAGAAAGTACTCAG GGAGCTCCTTCGTTGGACCTCCACACTGCTGCAAGGCCTGGGCCATATGTTGCTGGGAATTTCCTCCACCCTTCGTCATGTAGTGGAGGGGGCTGAGCAGTGGCAGCAAAAGGGCTGCCTCCATTCCTACTAA
- the LTB4R2 gene encoding leukotriene B4 receptor 2 → MAPSHQASQVGFCPTPEHPLWRLPPTCRPRRMSVCYRPPGNETLLSWKTSRATGTAFLLLAALLGLPGNGFVVWSLAGWRPARGRPLAATLVLHLALADGAVLLLTPLFVAFLTGQAWPLGQAGCKAVYYVCALSMYASVLLTGLLSLQRCLAVTRPFLAPRLRSPVLARRLLLAVWLAALLLAVPAAIYRHLWRGGVCQLCHPSPAHAAAHLTLETLTAFVLPFGLMVGCYSVTLARLRGARWGSGRHGARVGRLVSAIVLAFGLLWAPYHAVNLLQAVAALAPPEGTLAKLGGAGQAARAGTTALAFFSSSVNPVLYVFTAGDLLPRAGPRFLTRLFEGSGEARGGGRSREGTMELRTTPQLKVVGQGRGNGDPGGGMEKDGPEWDL, encoded by the coding sequence ATGGCCCCTTCGCATCAGGCATCACAGGTGGGGTTTTGCCCCACCCCTGAACACCCTCTGTGGCGCCTTCCACCCACCTGTAGGCCCAGAAGGATGTCGGTCTGCTACCGTCCCCCAGGGAACGAGACACTGCTGAGCTGGAAGACTTCGCGGGCCACAGGCACGGCCTTCCTGCTCCTGGCGGCGCTGCTGGGACTGCCCGGCAACGGCTTCGTGGTGTGGAGCTTGGCGGGCTGGCGGCCTGCACGGGGGCGACCGCTGGCAGCCACGCTTGTGCTGCACCTGGCGCTGGCCGACGGCGCAGTGCTGCTGCTCACGCCGCTCTTTGTGGCCTTCCTGACTGGGCAGGCCTGGCCGCTAGGCCAGGCGGGCTGCAAGGCGGTGTACTACGTGTGCGCGCTCAGCATGTACGCCAGCGTGCTGCTCACCGGCCTACTCAGCCTGCAGCGCTGCCTCGCGGTTACCCGCCCCTTCCTGGCGCCCAGGCTGCGCAGCCCGGTCCTGGCCCGCCGCCTGCTGCTGGCCGTCTGGCTGGCCGCCCTCTTGCTCGCCGTTCCGGCCGCCATCTACCGCCACTTGTGGAGGGGCGGTGTATGCCAGCTGTGCCACCCGTCGCCAGCCCACGCCGCCGCCCACCTGACCCTGGAGACTCTGACCGCCTTCGTGCTTCCTTTCGGGCTGATGGTTGGCTGCTACAGCGTGACGCTGGCGCGGCTGCGGGGCGCCCGCTGGGGCTCCGGGCGGCATGGGGCACGGGTGGGCCGGCTGGTGAGCGCCATCGTGCTTGCCTTCGGCTTGCTCTGGGCACCGTACCATGCGGTCAACCTTCTGCAGGCAGTCGCCGCGCTGGCTCCACCGGAAGGGACCTTGGCGAAGCTGGGCGGGGCTGGCCAGGCTGCGCGAGCAGGAACTACGGCTTTGGCCTTCTTCAGTTCTAGCGTCAACCCGGTGCTGTACGTCTTCACCGCTGGAGATCTGCTGCCCCGGGCAGGTCCCCGTTTCCTCACGCGGCTCTTCGAAGGCTCCGGGGAGGCCCGAGGGGGCGGCCGCTCTAGGGAGGGGACCATGGAGCTCCGAACTACCCCTCAGCTGAAAGTGGTGGGGCAGGGCCGCGGCAATGGAGACCCGGGGGGTGGGATGGAGAAGGACGGTCCGGAATGGGACCTTTGA
- the LTB4R gene encoding leukotriene B4 receptor 1, with translation MNTTSSAASPSLGVGFIFLLAIILLSVALAVGLPGNSFVVWSILKRMKKRSVTALLVLNLALADLAVLLTAPFFLHFLAQGTWSFGLAGCRLCHYVCGVSMYASVLLITAMSLDRSLAVARPFVSQKLRTKAMALRVLAGIWVVSFLLATPVLVYRTVVASKTNNMSLCSPKYPSKEHQAFHLIFEAITGFLLPFLAVVASYSDIGRRLQARRFRRSRRTGRLVVLIILAFAAFWLPYHVVNLAEAARALAGQASGSGLVGQRLKLARNVLIALAFLSSSVNPVLYACAGGGLLRSAGVGFVAKLLEGTGSEASSTRRGGSLGQTVRGGPAALEPGPSESLTASSPLELNELN, from the coding sequence ATGAACACTACATCTTCTGCAGCATCCCCCTCACTAGGTGTAGGGTTCATCTTTCTGTTGGCTATCATCCTGCTGTCAGTGGCGCTGGCTGTGGGGCTTCCCGGCAACAGCTTTGTGGTGTGGAGCATCTTGAAAAGGATGAAGAAGCGCTCTGTCACTGCCCTGTTGGTGCTGAACCTGGCCCTGGCCGACCTGGCCGTATTGCTCACTGCTCCCTTTTTCCTTCACTTCCTGGCCCAAGGCACCTGGAGTTTTGGATTGGCTGGTTGTCGCCTGTGCCACTATGTCTGTGGAGTCAGCATGTACGCCAGTGTCCTGCTTATCACAGCCATGAGTCTAGACCGCTCACTGGCAGTGGCCCGCCCCTTTGTGTCCCAGAAGCTACGCACCAAGGCAATGGCCCTGCGGGTGCTGGCAGGCATCTGGGTGGTGTCCTTTCTGCTGGCCACACCCGTCCTCGTGTACCGCACAGTAGTGGCCTCGAAAACGAACAACATGAGCCTGTGCTCTCCGAAGTACCCCAGCAAGGAGCACCAGGCCTTCCATCTAATCTTCGAGGCCATCACTGGCTTCCTGTTACCCTTCCTGGCTGTGGTGGCCAGCTACTCCGACATAGGGCGTCGGCTGCAGGCCCGGCGCTTCCGCCGCAGCCGCCGCACTGGTCGCCTGGTGGTGCTCATCATCCTGGCCTTCGCCGCCTTCTGGCTGCCCTACCACGTGGTGAACCTGGCCGAGGCCGCCCGTGCACTGGCCGGCCAGGCCTCCGGGTCGGGGCTCGTGGGGCAGCGGCTGAAACTGGCCCGCAACGTACTCATCGCGCTCGCCTTCCTGAGCAGCAGCGTGAACCCCGTGCTGTACGCGTGCGCCGGCGGCGGCCTGCTACGCTCGGCGGGCGTGGGCTTCGTCGCCAAGCTGCTGGAGGGCACGGGCTCCGAGGCGTCCAGCACCCGCCGCGGGGGCAGCCTGGGCCAGACCGTGAGGGGCGGCCCCGCCGCTCTGGAGCCCGGCCCTTCTGAGAGCCTCACTGCCTCCAGCCCTCTCGAGTTAAACGAACTGAACTAG